Proteins encoded together in one Nyctibius grandis isolate bNycGra1 chromosome 1, bNycGra1.pri, whole genome shotgun sequence window:
- the CCN2 gene encoding CCN family member 2, with product MSLFVRGPIQPIGEAAPPPPIKGRPPRHSAVTQPLSRQTGKERSRAQQSKRPPRQARPRSAAEENRPAGNSPHLVSSRLAAPPPGSPTTPRRTQAHNRRGMSPASFAVALLLALLSLEAQGQECSGQCQCGPGPGPTCPAGVSLVPDGCGCCRVCAKQLGELCTERDPCDHHKGLFCDFGSPANRRIGICTARDGAPCVFGGMVYRSGESFQSSCKYQCTCLDGAVGCVPLCSMDVRLPSPDCPYPRRVKLPGKCCEEWVCDEAKEQTAVGPALAAYRLEDTYGPDPTMMRANCLVQTTEWSACSKTCGMGISTRVTNDNAFCRLEKQSRLCMVRPCEADLEENIKKGKKCIRTPKISKPIKFELSGCTSVKTYRAKFCGVCTDGRCCTPHRTATLPMEFKCPDGEIMKRKMMFIKTCACHYNCPGDNDIFESLYYRKMYGDMA from the exons ATGTCGCTGTTTGTCCGCGGCCCCATTCAGCCCATTGGCgaggccgcgccgccgccgcctaTAAAGGGGCGCCCGCCCCGGCACTCCGCAGTCACACAGCCACTCTCCCGCCAGACGGGGAAGGAGCGGAGCAGAGCGCAGCAGAGCAAGCGCCCACCGCGACAGGCCCGTCCACGCAGCGCCGCTGAGGAGAATCGCCCGGCGGGAAACTCTCCCCACCTCGTCTCGTCTCGCCTCGCCGCCCCTCCACCGGGCAGCCCGACGACGCCGCGCCGCACACAAGCCCACAACCGCCGCGGTATGTCCCCCGCCAGCTTCGCCGTAGCTCTTCTCCTCGCCCTCCTCAGCCTG GAGGCGCAGGGCCAGGAGTGCAGCGGGCAGTGCCAGTGCGGCCCGGGGCCCGGCCCCACCTGCCCCGCCGGCGTCTCCCTGGTGCCCGACGGCTGCGGCTGCTGCCGCGTCTGCGCCAAGCAGCTGGGCGAGCTCTGCACCGAGCGCGACCCGTGCGACCACCACAAGGGGCTCTTCTGCGACTTCGGCTCCCCCGCCAACCGCAGGATCGGCATCTGCACCG CTCGGGACGGTGCCCCGTGCGTCTTCGGCGGCATGGTGTACCGGAGCGGCGAGTCCTTCCAGAGCAGCTGCAAGTACCAATGCACCTGCCTGGACGGGGCGGTGGGCTGCGTGCCCCTCTGCAGCATGGACGTCCGCCTGCCCAGCCCCGACTGCCCCTACCCGCGCCGGGTGAAGCTCCCTGGCAAGTGCTGCGAGGAGTGGGTCTGCGACGAGGCCAAAGAGCAGACCGCCGTGGGACCTGCTCTCGCTG CTTACAGACTGGAAGATACTTACGGTCCAGACCCAACAATGATGCGTGCCAACTGCCTGGTGCAGACCACTGAATGGAGTGCTTGCTCCAAGACCTGTGGCATGGGCATCTCAACCAGAGTCACCAATGATAATGCCTTCTGCAGACTGGAGAAACAGAGTAGACTCTGCATGGTCAGACCTTGTGAAGCAGACCTGGAGGAGAACATCAAG aaaggcaaaaagtgCATTCGCACCCCCAAAATCTCCAAGCCCATCAAGTTTGAGCTGTCTGGCTGCACCAGTGTGAAGACCTACAGAGCTAAGTTCTGTGGTGTCTGCACTGATGGGCGCTGCTGCACACCCCACAGAACAGCCACCCTCCCCATGGAGTTCAAGTGCCCTGATGGGGAaatcatgaaaaggaaaatgatgttCATCAAGACCTGCGCGTGCCACTACAACTGCCCTGGAGACAATGACATCTTTGAGTCTCTGTACTACAGAAAGATGTATGGAGACATGGCATAA